A segment of the Mercurialis annua linkage group LG4, ddMerAnnu1.2, whole genome shotgun sequence genome:
ACCAACCTGTTAGGAGAAAGTGTATGCAATCAAGGTCTGTTTTGATCCCTTTCTTGTTTTGCACTTTTAAGTGATGATTGACTTTAAAGTTACGCTTCTTGTCCTCACTTTGCGTTTTATGATTTGGAAGCCTTAAGAAAGTATTGGACTCTGTCAAAAAGTGTGTACTTCGAATTGCGTTTGTGAATTCAAAGGTTTCCTTCAAAGTTAGTGACATTGAGAGGTGTGTTTTTCTGGCCACATTAGCATTTTGGAGCTTTATGGATGTTATTTCTTTCTTTACATCATCTGTTCTCCTGATGTAGTGACGAGGAGCTTCTTTATACACGTCCTTCTTCTACATTGTCACTATTAATGAGTGGCTTTGGCATTGAGGATTCCAGCTTACTTCATAAATTAGACATCAGATCTGGCTCATTAAAGCTTTCTGGACATATATCCGGTCCTTGCGATAGTTCAACAGTCAAGGTGCAACTGACACCATAATAATGACCGATATTTTCATTTTATCCTTCAAATCGCCTTATGGCCTCTCATTGCAGATTCTTTTCTTTTGCAGGCTTTCCAATATGTTTGTATCCTTTTGTCTACTTTATCACCACTACCTCTGTATGCTTTTTGTTGTTGGAGACAGTTAAGTAACATTGTGATCTTGTTTAATCCTTGACAACTACAGATATCAACTCACGGTTTGTATGCAAAGGTCAAATACATAAATTGCTTAATCACTTGGCCACTAAGTTTGAGCATCTTGATCCTTTGAAAGATAATAGCATGCCTCAAAGAGGAAAGAAATGGAGGACTCAAGCTTGTCCGGCATACATTCTAAATCTTAGTTGCCCTTTGGCTCTCTATGACTTAGCCTTTGAACCATCAAAGACACATGTTGAATTCAAGGTATTTTCAAGCCTTATCAGATTGCTATGTAGGATTAACCATATGAgcttctaaattttttaacagTGAATGCAGAATTCATGATATGAAATCTTAGATCAATTACTTATGTTCCATTTTTTTGGAGTGCATTCTGGATTATGCAAAGAATGATTTCAGCATTATTGTCTTGTGGAACAGCATGCATTTACACCTCTTTCTCTCAATCACACACACACTTTTTATCCCTTACTTTCTTGAGCACGAAGCAGTTTCTGTAGAACTTTTACATAGAATTTAACTTTACATTCTTCTGTAGGTACATAAGATATCTTTGTATGTGCACTAATACAGAAGAAGTGTTTTTATGTAGTATAATTGTGTGAGATAGTAAATTTCCTGGATTACCCAATAACGCTGTGCAAATTGCATTCAGactttttgtattttgtatCCTTTTTAACCTGCTTTGCATGGCAAATTAGTTGCAATTGGTTCCTATGCAGTTCGGATAATATTTTACTGCAGATGAGATGTTCAAATGCTCTTTAAAGttaatttattgatttgtaGTATGGAAATACTTTAAGTTCATTTGTACTGCTAAGAATGTTCTCTAATAGGTTCATGTTTTGACTTGTACCTGGATGTCGGTGTTGTAACTAAATCTATTATTGAACATAACACAGTTATTGTCTATGAAACCTGCGACTTCTGTTTAGACTGATTTTCAACCATTTTTCCCAGGATTGGATTCCTATACTTGATTTTATTGAGAATTCCATTCAACAACTTTGGACAGGAAATATGACTTATGGTATGCTCTCTGATGTGTTGCTTCATGACTTGTAttcatatttttgttttctgattttgttttttacCTTGAACATGTTTCTAGGGAAGTTGCTGGGTGATGAAACTAGTTTATGCAGGCCAGATGAAATTTGGGAAGAAGGTTATTATATCAACTTTCATACTTTTTGTGCTGTTAAGATAACTATAATCCCTTGATATCTTACTGCTGTTTATCTCTTGTGCTTTATGTTGATTACATATACATAATACAGGTCTATTCCTTGTCCGTTCCTGAAGGAATTTCTAATTGCTAAATTTGCTTCATGTAGATATGATACATAATcatgagtttaaaattaaaaggcaCGAGACTGAAAGAAACAAGTCCTCTCATCACCTTTCTTCTCCCCAATTTAAGATGTTAACTGAAAAGGTCGATCATAGTTACTATGAGAAGAGCGACATTATTCCGTTTCAAGAGTTTTCTACGAAAACTTTGGAGTTCAAAGAACCAGAACTTGATACTGAGTTTTCCCATCACAAACTCTATTCTATGCAGTCACTGGATTGCGCCATTTCCAAGAATCTCTTCACATCTTATGACAACTATTTCTCTGAAGATAAAGCCACTGGTATACAGAGATCCAGTAATCATGTAGATGGCCATATCTTGGGCTTAGAATGGAAAAATGACTCCACTAAGCTTAGATCTCTTGAAATAGATGATTCTTTAGAGAGCGCCTTTCCAAAGTTTCATCCTAGCTTTGGTAATGAATTAGAGGTGAACAAGAACAACGAGAAACCTTTTTTGCAAAGTTGCTCCTCCCGAAAAAACCTGCCACTTGATGGGTTTTTGTTTTCAAAGGAGGAAGATCCTGAATCAATAGTTGATGGGTTCAAGACCAAAAGAAGGCGCATTTGCAGGGATGAAAGTGTTGACATCCTAAAGGTTGATGCCAAAAACTACAGATTGAATATGCTTCCTATTCTGAAGCAGCAGGAGGAATCACATTTACAGAAGTTTTCTGCATGTAGCATTGGAATCGACTTGCCCtcagatttttataatttatctgAAGCTTCAGAAAAGTCTTCTTCTCCTCCTGGAAAGCTATGTGCTGCTGAGAAAGGTCTTGGATCTGATTTTCTGGTACATATTAATAATTCTTGCTCAGGCTGCAAGTCCTTGAATTCAGAATGGCGTTTACCATCTTCTGATACCTTTTTTCCAGCCTTGTCTTGGGATGATTATTTCCCAGATGACGACACACATGAAGGAAGTGGCAATCTgggtaaaaatacaaattatagGCATTTTGCCGATAATCAAGGAAGTAATTGCGGCTTTAGTTACAACTTGAGGTCAAAATGCTCTGGCCAAGATAATTTCTGCTCCCGCCATACAAGTACTTCCTTTGATTTTAAGGAGTACGCTGGTACTAGCACTGCAATGGATCTTAGTGACTGTCCTGTCATTGGTAGAGATATTTGCAAGTTCCTCCAAGAACCCAATGTACATGATGAATTATCTCTAAAACATTCAAATATATCACTTCCAAAGACTGAATGGTTATACCCAAATTTCCATTCTAGAGGTCACGAAAGCGATGATAAGTATGAAAGTAAAGAAAACCATTCTAAATTTCAAGCTAGGGAACATAGTAGTTTCCCTAAAAAACCTTCCGGAAGAAGTCAATCAGCTCCACCATTTTACAGACACAAGAGAAGATTTGTTTCCTTAAGTCATCATTCTATGTGGAAAGAGGGAAATGCTCATGAAGACCTTATTTCTCCAGGTACTCCtagtaatttttcatttttatatctCGATACACCGATTTGAGTAAACTAATGTCCCTGTACTCTCTGAAGAAACCAATGATGTGAAGCATTTAAATTCTCAACCAAATTTCAAAGAGGATTTAATGTTGACCACCAGGTACATACACTCTCTTGCTTGATGTCCCAGCATATAACTACATCTTTTTTGACTCTTGATTTTACATATATTACGAAGAACAGAAAAGGCACTGAAATGGACACAAAAGAGATTACAGAAGGTGAAATCTTAAAGCACTCTCAAATTCCTGGGTTTGATACAGCTGAAGGTAATCCACTTTTTTCGAGAAAGAGTCGGTGTTGTTGGCTAAAGGGCTTAGGATGAGGTGAAAATACATTGAATTTTTAAGGAAGAGGTTGGTATAATGTAACAATGAGATCAAATAAAAGTATAGGGCTTTAGCTATTGTCTTTCTGATATGTAGAATTAGATACAACCTTATAAACTGTGACTATTCATATATTCTCATACAGAACGCGGATTGTCCTCTTCCATTATTCAATGATTTATACATCAGAGACTGAATTTTATAACAACAAGCATTAAATGTGCAGTATTTAATCAATATGCATCATGTACATGTACAATCATTGATGAACTGgtacatgtatttttttatctGTTGCTCAATTTCATGCATGCTTGTATTTCTGTGTCCATTAAGCATACTTGCATTTTGTGCATTTGCCTGGGTGTTTATATGCATGTGGATAAGTATTAAATCATTTGaatctaactttttttttcgtaGGCCTCAATTCAAAGGAAATCCATGGATCTGCAGATTATGGGAGCAAATGGCGAGAAGGATGTCAACAAATTACAGTTGAGTCTTTTTGCAAGTTTTGAAGTTTTCCCCCTGATGTTTTTCTTAATTGTGTAGGTCCATTTTGGGtcaataatattattatgtatTTCTTTTTAATGCAGAATAATGATGCATCAAACACAATTGATAACCAGCACAATATACTAGACATCTATTCAGGATTTTTGTATCTTGCTGGTAATTCCTTAGTACCAGAATCCTTACATAAGAATTGCCTCGAGGATGCCAAAGTTCTTCAACAGGTGGACAAGAAATTCATACCAATTGTGGCCAGTCGCACACTTGCTATTATAGACCAGGTGAATTACTCTTAAATTCTGAGTCTCGGACTATTTCTtatttctctctcctttttttccctcttttattttgaaaatgtttttctTCAACAAGGATGGTTGCCCTTTTTTTACTTGCAATTCTTCTTTCTAAACGCACTAGTTATTCATGTTTATGCAACTTCACATGCATGGACACATTCAACAATCACAAAGAAAGTTGTATCAGGTAATTGGCAGTACTGATGAGTTTGGTGGTTCTATTTTACAGCATGCTGCTGATGAAAGAATACGGTTGGAAGAACTTCGCGACAAGGTAAAGCAGACAATTATTTCAGTACTGATCTTCATTTATTTTAAGGATGACACCTTATGGAAAATCATAATGCCTAGGTATTATCTGGGGAGGCAAGGACAGTTTCCTACTTGGATGATGAAAAAGAGCTGGTATGCTTCTTTTTTCTCCATCCTCTGCGATTCGGCTATGCTTTTGTGTTACCAGGAGTTTAGTCATGTTTGAAATTACTATGAATGATAACTACAGGTCCTTCCAGAGATAGGGCATCAGCTTCTTCAAAATTATGGTGCACAAATAAGAGACTGGGGATGGATATGCAACATCCAGGCTCGTTCTGGTAGCTTTAAGAAGTAATTTCGATGTCTCTAAAgcattttattctaatttgtaAACAGATGCGTCCTCCAATTACATGTGCAACTATAGGACTCTTCCTATGGTTGAATACTAAATATAAACTGGGATATGATAGTGCAAATTTCATGTCTCTTTACGTGTAAGTGTAATTCTAACAAATTATGCCCTCTGTTTCTACAGGAATTTGAATATTCTCCATCAGCAACCTACTGTGGTCACTCTTCTTGCGGTGAAATATGGATTGCTTTCTGTTTAAACTTTATCAATTTGATTGTTTATTGGGTTTTGACATATTGGAAGACCTGAATAATGATTCTATTATTTATTGGActttgaaatgtttgatttcaCTCATTTGAGGTTACAGTCCTGTCACTTCCTGGCCATTGTAGCACTACTATAATTATTTGTATTGAATGACATGCAGGTACCATGCATTTTAGGTGTCAATTTATCTGAAGAAGACCTACTAGAATTTCTTCAGCAGGTAATTTCGACTTGGAAACTCTCCTTCTTCTCTCTTccttttgaaataaatccaatgtATTTTGCAACTCATTTTTCATGTTGGAATATGTAGCTTGCAGATACAGATGGCTCTTCTGCAATGCCACAATCTGTTCTTCGTGTCCTAAATTTTAAAGCATGCAGGGGTAATTGCTCCATCTTACTGGAAAGTTCTTTCGCTTTTCTGTATTGTTACAATTTATGTATAAAATCTCCTAAATTTAGAGCAAGTTTGATGCCATATGACGCAAcctttttgatattgttttgtTAATTAGGTGCAATCATGTTTGGAGATTCTTTGCTACCATCAGAATGTGCACTCATCGTTGAGGAACTAAAGCAGACTTCACTTTGTTTTCAGGTAAAAATTTAGAGGCATTTTATAGTAAGTTTGAGACTAAAATAATTGTGCTTGTGACTGGATTTGTATAAAAGAATGTATAACAACTGAAATTACAAACTAGGGGTGAGTATTGGTCGGTTCGGTATGACTCATCTCAAATCGATCAATATTTAATGCCTAAAATTTTGGTACTGGACGTTGATGTGAAATACCAAAAACTGACAGGGCAACCGGAGTTGTCCACATAGCATCCACGTCAGCTGACATGTAATAAACATTTGCAAAAAGATGCACGACCTTAAAACAATTTTATCCATTAATCACGACTTTTTTTAGTTGTggcaatttcatatttttattaaaaagggAGTGcccaaaaaatttataataatatttacaaagaaGGAATTTGATAGTATTCAATTATATACAATAAAGTTTGGTTGGTTCGGTTgacttttcaaaagttatgactgaaatcaaattaatttttttttgaaaatttggttcggttcattCGGTTTGATTGGGTCGGCCAATTTGGTTTTGACCGATAACTGTACGCCCTCGCGGCAAACAAATAATATCCTTTTCTATATGCAGTGTGCTCATGGGCGACCAACTATTGTACCACTAGTCAACCTGGAGGAACTTCATAAGCAGATAGCTAAACTTGCAGTTATAAATCGTTCAAGTGAGGTGTGGCGTGGATTGCGACGACACGAGCTTAGTTTTGAACGTGCAGCACAGCGGTTAAGCTCTGCTAGAAGTTAGTATTGATGAGAAAGCAGCTGCCTTTGGAGAATCATTGGTTGCTGCTACAATTTTGTTAACCGGTGTTTAGCTCGGTCGCAGCAATAATCAATACACGTTACACGCTAACGGGTAGATCACACAATGGTGTGTGCTTAGGACGATATTATATTTGTACAAAAAGGATTTACATTTACTGGCAAATTCCACATTTGTCGCTGCAATGAAATCTCatttgctgtttttttttttttcaaaagaagaCTGTTTTTGCAGTTGCAACATCATCTTCAAATGCTGATGATTTTGTTGCTTCTGTTGACAGCAACTTGTATTAGTTTAGAATGGGAGTGTGCAAAAGTAATCTAACTGAATCATTAAATTCTTCGGTTTTAtttgaattgtaatttttttatttttggttcaaTTCAGTTTGAATACAAAATGAACCGACTGGTtcagtttaaaatatttattaattcaattcagtttgatttaaaaaaattcaggtCGATTctgtttgatttaaaaaaattcaggtCGATTCGGTTTGAATAAAAGCAAACCCTGGCTTAGAAGTACATTTGAAGACCATTTTTTACTACACAAATATATAGGTGATATTATAGTATTGATAAATCTATTAAACACAACTCAGATGATAAAAGATTTTACAGCAGTTCAAGTGTGTTCATTACACAAAAATCATCACCAAAATTATATAACCAACTCTGCTACATTTGACATGGTCTACCCAGTCATAGAGCGGGACACATTCTGTCGTAGAACGCCATCTATCTTGGGAAGCCATGGCTCCTAATCAGGATATACTTACATCAAACAATTAACATCACCAAAATGAAAACCGGGATCGAATGGGACGACATCATGCTATGCCATAGTCCTCTGCATCATCATAAAGAGTATAGCTTCCTGGCGCTCCATCTCCTGCATCAACCAATTTGTAAGAAACACTAAAATGGAGAATGGCAAAATAATATCTTTTACAAGAAAAGATTATAAATACAGAGCTCCAGAGTTTCAAATGTTTTCGTGCAGTCTAGACCAGACATCATGAATCTTACCATGACAACAAAAATCAAGAACATTTGAAAAGGGAGAAGATTCAcatgtattttttcaaatgatttttagGATTGTGGATAGACAGAACAACTCTTTTGATAGTCACTAACCATTCTCGAAGAACGTTGCACTGCACAGCAACCAGATCCGATATGGATTGTAAACAATAGACGCCCCACCTAAGGTTGAGCTACACAAGACATGCCATCTATGATTCTAGTGGACATTTTTCATATCCTATAAGAATAAAACACTATTACATTAAATCCTCCTAAGGTGCCCGATTCAGCTAGTACGCACCAACAAAACATAGATATCTACAAGTTTACATTTTATTTGTTCATGGTACCTATATGATGTCTAACATGGTTATGCCGGAGTTCATTGTGTTGAAGAAAGTATAAACTTCATAACTTATTTCTTAACAATTTTGACTATCTCTATGATCTCTATGCTGGTTAAGAAATGCAAAGCTTATAGATTTTATGACTGGCCGGTGAATTTAATGTAATCT
Coding sequences within it:
- the LOC126677741 gene encoding DNA mismatch repair protein MLH3 isoform X2 — protein: MDNANVSFGFRGEALASISDVSLLEIITKARGSPNGYREVLKGSKCLYLGVNDDRKDVGTTVIVRDLFYNQPVRRKCMQSSLKKVLDSVKKCVLRIAFVNSKVSFKVSDIESDEELLYTRPSSTLSLLMSGFGIEDSSLLHKLDIRSGSLKLSGHISGPCDSSTVKAFQYVYINSRFVCKGQIHKLLNHLATKFEHLDPLKDNSMPQRGKKWRTQACPAYILNLSCPLALYDLAFEPSKTHVEFKDWIPILDFIENSIQQLWTGNMTYGKLLGDETSLCRPDEIWEEDMIHNHEFKIKRHETERNKSSHHLSSPQFKMLTEKVDHSYYEKSDIIPFQEFSTKTLEFKEPELDTEFSHHKLYSMQSLDCAISKNLFTSYDNYFSEDKATGIQRSSNHVDGHILGLEWKNDSTKLRSLEIDDSLESAFPKFHPSFGNELEVNKNNEKPFLQSCSSRKNLPLDGFLFSKEEDPESIVDGFKTKRRRICRDESVDILKVDAKNYRLNMLPILKQQEESHLQKFSACSIGIDLPSDFYNLSEASEKSSSPPGKLCAAEKGLGSDFLVHINNSCSGCKSLNSEWRLPSSDTFFPALSWDDYFPDDDTHEGSGNLGKNTNYRHFADNQGSNCGFSYNLRSKCSGQDNFCSRHTSTSFDFKEYAGTSTAMDLSDCPVIGRDICKFLQEPNVHDELSLKHSNISLPKTEWLYPNFHSRGHESDDKYESKENHSKFQAREHSSFPKKPSGRSQSAPPFYRHKRRFVSLSHHSMWKEGNAHEDLISPETNDVKHLNSQPNFKEDLMLTTRKGTEMDTKEITEGEILKHSQIPGFDTAEGLNSKEIHGSADYGSKWREGCQQITNNDASNTIDNQHNILDIYSGFLYLAGNSLVPESLHKNCLEDAKVLQQVDKKFIPIVASRTLAIIDQHAADERIRLEELRDKVLSGEARTVSYLDDEKELVLPEIGHQLLQNYGAQIRDWGWICNIQARSGSFKKNLNILHQQPTVVTLLAVPCILGVNLSEEDLLEFLQQLADTDGSSAMPQSVLRVLNFKACRGAIMFGDSLLPSECALIVEELKQTSLCFQCAHGRPTIVPLVNLEELHKQIAKLAVINRSSEVWRGLRRHELSFERAAQRLSSARS
- the LOC126677741 gene encoding DNA mismatch repair protein MLH3 isoform X1 encodes the protein MERIIKPLPESVRNSMRSGTIVFDLTRVVEELVFNSLDAGATKVLVYVGVGTCYVKVVDDGCGIARDGLVLLGKRYVTSKLHQLADMDNANVSFGFRGEALASISDVSLLEIITKARGSPNGYREVLKGSKCLYLGVNDDRKDVGTTVIVRDLFYNQPVRRKCMQSSLKKVLDSVKKCVLRIAFVNSKVSFKVSDIESDEELLYTRPSSTLSLLMSGFGIEDSSLLHKLDIRSGSLKLSGHISGPCDSSTVKAFQYVYINSRFVCKGQIHKLLNHLATKFEHLDPLKDNSMPQRGKKWRTQACPAYILNLSCPLALYDLAFEPSKTHVEFKDWIPILDFIENSIQQLWTGNMTYGKLLGDETSLCRPDEIWEEDMIHNHEFKIKRHETERNKSSHHLSSPQFKMLTEKVDHSYYEKSDIIPFQEFSTKTLEFKEPELDTEFSHHKLYSMQSLDCAISKNLFTSYDNYFSEDKATGIQRSSNHVDGHILGLEWKNDSTKLRSLEIDDSLESAFPKFHPSFGNELEVNKNNEKPFLQSCSSRKNLPLDGFLFSKEEDPESIVDGFKTKRRRICRDESVDILKVDAKNYRLNMLPILKQQEESHLQKFSACSIGIDLPSDFYNLSEASEKSSSPPGKLCAAEKGLGSDFLVHINNSCSGCKSLNSEWRLPSSDTFFPALSWDDYFPDDDTHEGSGNLGKNTNYRHFADNQGSNCGFSYNLRSKCSGQDNFCSRHTSTSFDFKEYAGTSTAMDLSDCPVIGRDICKFLQEPNVHDELSLKHSNISLPKTEWLYPNFHSRGHESDDKYESKENHSKFQAREHSSFPKKPSGRSQSAPPFYRHKRRFVSLSHHSMWKEGNAHEDLISPETNDVKHLNSQPNFKEDLMLTTRKGTEMDTKEITEGEILKHSQIPGFDTAEGLNSKEIHGSADYGSKWREGCQQITNNDASNTIDNQHNILDIYSGFLYLAGNSLVPESLHKNCLEDAKVLQQVDKKFIPIVASRTLAIIDQHAADERIRLEELRDKVLSGEARTVSYLDDEKELVLPEIGHQLLQNYGAQIRDWGWICNIQARSGSFKKNLNILHQQPTVVTLLAVPCILGVNLSEEDLLEFLQQLADTDGSSAMPQSVLRVLNFKACRGAIMFGDSLLPSECALIVEELKQTSLCFQCAHGRPTIVPLVNLEELHKQIAKLAVINRSSEVWRGLRRHELSFERAAQRLSSARS
- the LOC126677741 gene encoding DNA mismatch repair protein MLH3 isoform X3, giving the protein MMDAVLLEMDWFCWEKDTGSKCLYLGVNDDRKDVGTTVIVRDLFYNQPVRRKCMQSSLKKVLDSVKKCVLRIAFVNSKVSFKVSDIESDEELLYTRPSSTLSLLMSGFGIEDSSLLHKLDIRSGSLKLSGHISGPCDSSTVKAFQYVYINSRFVCKGQIHKLLNHLATKFEHLDPLKDNSMPQRGKKWRTQACPAYILNLSCPLALYDLAFEPSKTHVEFKDWIPILDFIENSIQQLWTGNMTYGKLLGDETSLCRPDEIWEEDMIHNHEFKIKRHETERNKSSHHLSSPQFKMLTEKVDHSYYEKSDIIPFQEFSTKTLEFKEPELDTEFSHHKLYSMQSLDCAISKNLFTSYDNYFSEDKATGIQRSSNHVDGHILGLEWKNDSTKLRSLEIDDSLESAFPKFHPSFGNELEVNKNNEKPFLQSCSSRKNLPLDGFLFSKEEDPESIVDGFKTKRRRICRDESVDILKVDAKNYRLNMLPILKQQEESHLQKFSACSIGIDLPSDFYNLSEASEKSSSPPGKLCAAEKGLGSDFLVHINNSCSGCKSLNSEWRLPSSDTFFPALSWDDYFPDDDTHEGSGNLGKNTNYRHFADNQGSNCGFSYNLRSKCSGQDNFCSRHTSTSFDFKEYAGTSTAMDLSDCPVIGRDICKFLQEPNVHDELSLKHSNISLPKTEWLYPNFHSRGHESDDKYESKENHSKFQAREHSSFPKKPSGRSQSAPPFYRHKRRFVSLSHHSMWKEGNAHEDLISPETNDVKHLNSQPNFKEDLMLTTRKGTEMDTKEITEGEILKHSQIPGFDTAEGLNSKEIHGSADYGSKWREGCQQITNNDASNTIDNQHNILDIYSGFLYLAGNSLVPESLHKNCLEDAKVLQQVDKKFIPIVASRTLAIIDQHAADERIRLEELRDKVLSGEARTVSYLDDEKELVLPEIGHQLLQNYGAQIRDWGWICNIQARSGSFKKNLNILHQQPTVVTLLAVPCILGVNLSEEDLLEFLQQLADTDGSSAMPQSVLRVLNFKACRGAIMFGDSLLPSECALIVEELKQTSLCFQCAHGRPTIVPLVNLEELHKQIAKLAVINRSSEVWRGLRRHELSFERAAQRLSSARS